The following proteins come from a genomic window of Nocardiopsis sp. YSL2:
- a CDS encoding phosphomannomutase/phosphoglucomutase yields MADLGSIFKAYDVRGVIPDTFDAGIARAIGAAFAHVVGGPAVVVAHDMRPSSPELATAFGEGVTSQGVDVVFAGLGSTDLLYYGSGQLDLPGAMFTASHNPAEYNGIKMCRAGAAPISADTGLDEIRRLAEKGVPAYDGPEGSVTEKDLLPGYAAYLRDLVDLSGIRPLTVAVDAGNGMGGHTVPAVLQDGGLPLEILPLFFELDGTFPNHPANPLDPDNLVDLQARVRESGADIGLAFDGDADRCFVIDERGEAVPPSAITALVAAQELEREPGATIIHNLITSAAVADIVRERGGVPLRTRVGHSFIKATMAETGAIFGGEHSAHYYFRDFWKADTGMLAAMHVLRVLGTDDRPLSEITREYSRYAASGEVNSKVDDAAGRMAAVRAAFEGREGVTVDELDGMTVALPGGAWFNLRASNTEPLLRLNVEAADDAGVAALRDEVLSIVRA; encoded by the coding sequence GTGGCTGATCTCGGAAGCATCTTCAAGGCGTACGACGTGCGCGGGGTGATCCCGGACACCTTCGACGCGGGCATCGCCCGCGCCATCGGAGCCGCCTTCGCGCACGTGGTCGGCGGCCCCGCGGTCGTCGTCGCACACGACATGCGCCCCTCATCGCCGGAGCTGGCCACCGCCTTCGGGGAGGGCGTCACCTCCCAGGGCGTGGACGTGGTCTTCGCCGGCCTCGGCTCCACCGACCTGCTGTACTACGGCTCGGGGCAGCTCGACCTGCCCGGAGCCATGTTCACCGCCAGCCACAACCCCGCCGAGTACAACGGCATCAAGATGTGCCGGGCCGGTGCGGCGCCCATCAGTGCCGACACCGGACTCGACGAGATCCGCCGACTCGCGGAGAAGGGGGTTCCCGCCTACGACGGCCCCGAGGGCTCGGTCACGGAGAAGGACCTGCTGCCCGGCTACGCCGCCTACCTGCGCGACCTGGTGGACCTGTCGGGCATCCGCCCGCTCACGGTCGCCGTGGACGCGGGCAACGGCATGGGCGGCCACACCGTCCCGGCCGTGCTGCAGGACGGCGGCCTGCCGCTGGAGATCCTGCCCCTGTTCTTCGAGCTGGACGGCACCTTCCCCAACCACCCCGCCAACCCCCTCGACCCCGACAACCTGGTCGACCTCCAGGCCAGGGTGCGCGAGTCCGGCGCCGACATCGGCCTGGCCTTCGACGGCGACGCCGACCGCTGCTTCGTCATCGACGAGCGCGGCGAGGCCGTGCCGCCCTCGGCCATCACCGCCCTGGTGGCCGCACAGGAACTGGAGCGCGAGCCCGGGGCCACCATCATCCACAACCTCATCACCTCGGCCGCGGTCGCCGACATCGTGCGCGAGCGCGGCGGTGTCCCCCTGCGCACCCGCGTCGGCCACTCCTTCATCAAGGCGACGATGGCCGAGACCGGCGCGATCTTCGGCGGCGAGCACTCCGCCCACTACTACTTCCGGGACTTCTGGAAGGCCGACACCGGTATGCTCGCCGCCATGCACGTCCTGCGGGTCCTGGGGACGGACGACCGTCCGCTCTCCGAGATCACCCGGGAGTACTCGCGCTACGCGGCTTCCGGCGAGGTCAACTCCAAGGTCGACGACGCCGCCGGGCGCATGGCCGCGGTGCGCGCGGCCTTCGAGGGCCGTGAGGGCGTCACGGTCGACGAACTCGACGGGATGACCGTCGCCCTGCCGGGCGGCGCCTGGTTCAACCTGCGCGCCTCCAACACCGAGCCGCTGCTGCGGCTCAACGTCGAGGCGGCCGACGACGCCGGGGTCGCCGCGCTGCGCGACGAGGTCCTGTCCATCGTCCGCGCCTGA
- a CDS encoding glycosyltransferase family 2 protein, protein MLDQDSARHVVTVVVVNHDGARWLPETLAAVRAQTRPVQRVVAADTGSTDDSPDTLAEYLPSDAVLDLPADTGFGDAVRAALELPRSTTPVRGFDDDATEWIWLVHDDLTPERDALEHLLAAADQDPRAAVLGPKLRDWFDRRRLIEAGVTIDGAGRRETGLEQREFDHGQHDGNRQVLAVSSAGMLIRRDVWDRLGGFDPALPLFRDDIDFCWRVGGAGLRAILVTDAVAYHAEASARRRRLITATRNHPRRVDRRHAVFVLLANLPLGGMVAALLRNSVGSLLRVLMYLLIKQPANALDEAAAITLVYLRPFRLARARFRRRRDRRRTYSAIRPFLARGVAMRQFHDAVTGLLSGDPVVNTPGRHQAVTAEPAPDGDDDTPDDRNGFVRRVLLRPGPLLVAGLVAITVVAGRSLLVGDLLAGGALPPVAGSAGDLWSLYLSGYPDSGLGSDGPVPPYVGLLALLSTLTLGKPWLAVTIVLLGCVPLAGLTAYLLAREVLRYRPARLWMAGAYALLPMAIGAVAQGRLGTALVHALLPVLGLLLVRVVSMPPRHSRRAAWGLGLTLAVATAFVPMVWLLCAATGVLVAVAFAHLGRRIHVSILLSLALPVVLLMPWSLELVVHPSLWLLEAGLHRPELSDPGAAPYELLMLSPGGPGALPFWVTSGFLAAALCSLLLLRNRMLVAAGWTLALFGILVAVLTSRIVVEPHFGGPPAAVWPGVALAFAATAVLLASASAARAFGEMAKGEGADVGPLRRWFGRGGRRVFALGVAALALATPVTAAALWMWEGVDGPVTAHFAPVVPGALETLSEDGTRPRTLVVTPDGDGGVDYTVVRGREPRLGEERITPPPETRAVIDRAVAELAVGQGGDQLFALADYGVQYVLYPRPDIAGPSDTTMVDTLDGTPGLERQSLSDQYALWRLRDSGGALRVVDEDGLEAEALTVRGQAGDLTAEAAPGGAGRLLSLGEPAGGGWRATLDGTELAPASTEHGNQAWELPVDGGRVRVWHTDYVHTAWLVTQAVLVVVVAVLAAPGVRTEEDVRLIESTPTPRPRRPEGLRRSRRRPRPGRSRPERAGRPDRSRAARTGTEVPERTGPDGPDEDASTGALPVTREGGRRRGTRGTRRRSRRRDGRGRSGGGTSTTVNEGEE, encoded by the coding sequence GTGCTTGACCAGGATTCCGCCCGACACGTCGTCACCGTGGTCGTCGTCAACCACGACGGCGCCCGCTGGCTGCCGGAGACCTTGGCGGCGGTCCGCGCGCAGACACGTCCTGTCCAACGCGTCGTGGCGGCGGACACCGGCAGTACCGACGACAGTCCCGACACGCTCGCCGAGTACCTGCCCTCCGACGCCGTCCTCGACCTGCCCGCCGACACCGGCTTCGGCGACGCCGTACGCGCCGCCCTGGAGCTGCCGCGCTCCACCACGCCCGTGCGCGGCTTCGACGACGACGCCACGGAGTGGATCTGGCTCGTCCACGACGACCTCACCCCGGAGCGCGACGCCCTCGAACACCTGCTGGCCGCCGCCGACCAGGACCCGCGTGCCGCCGTGCTGGGACCCAAGCTCCGCGACTGGTTCGACCGCCGCCGACTGATCGAGGCCGGCGTCACCATCGATGGCGCGGGCCGCCGCGAGACCGGCCTGGAGCAGCGGGAGTTCGACCACGGGCAGCACGACGGCAACCGCCAGGTCCTCGCCGTCTCCAGCGCCGGCATGCTCATCCGCCGCGACGTGTGGGACCGGCTCGGCGGCTTCGACCCCGCCCTGCCGCTCTTCCGCGACGACATCGACTTCTGCTGGCGCGTGGGCGGCGCCGGGCTGCGCGCGATCCTGGTCACCGACGCGGTCGCCTACCACGCCGAGGCCTCGGCGCGCCGCCGCCGGCTCATCACCGCCACCCGCAACCACCCCCGCCGGGTCGACCGGCGCCACGCCGTGTTCGTGCTCCTGGCCAACCTCCCCCTCGGCGGCATGGTCGCGGCGCTGCTGCGCAACTCCGTCGGCTCGCTGCTGCGCGTGCTGATGTACCTGCTCATCAAGCAGCCCGCCAACGCGCTGGACGAGGCGGCGGCGATCACCCTGGTGTACCTGCGGCCCTTCCGGCTGGCCCGCGCGCGCTTCCGGCGCCGCCGCGACCGCCGCCGCACCTACAGCGCCATCCGGCCGTTCCTCGCGCGCGGCGTGGCGATGCGCCAGTTCCACGACGCCGTCACCGGCCTGCTGTCGGGGGACCCGGTGGTCAACACTCCCGGCCGGCACCAGGCCGTGACAGCCGAGCCCGCACCCGACGGGGACGACGACACCCCCGACGACCGCAACGGGTTCGTCCGCCGCGTCCTGTTGCGGCCCGGACCGCTCCTGGTGGCGGGCCTGGTCGCGATCACCGTCGTGGCCGGGCGCTCCCTGCTGGTCGGCGATCTCCTCGCGGGCGGTGCCCTGCCCCCGGTCGCCGGCTCGGCCGGTGACCTGTGGTCGCTGTACCTGTCCGGGTACCCCGACAGCGGACTGGGCTCGGACGGGCCGGTCCCGCCCTACGTCGGGCTGCTCGCCCTCCTGTCCACCCTCACCCTGGGCAAGCCGTGGCTGGCGGTGACCATCGTCCTGCTGGGCTGTGTGCCGCTGGCCGGGCTGACCGCCTACCTCCTGGCCCGCGAGGTGCTGCGCTACCGTCCGGCCCGCCTGTGGATGGCCGGCGCCTACGCGCTGCTGCCCATGGCGATCGGCGCGGTCGCGCAGGGCCGTCTGGGCACCGCGCTCGTGCACGCGCTGCTGCCCGTGCTCGGGCTCCTGCTGGTGCGGGTGGTCTCGATGCCGCCGCGGCACTCGCGGCGTGCCGCCTGGGGCCTGGGCCTGACCCTGGCCGTGGCCACCGCGTTCGTGCCGATGGTGTGGCTGCTGTGCGCGGCGACCGGTGTGCTCGTCGCGGTCGCCTTCGCCCACCTGGGACGCCGCATCCACGTCAGCATCCTGCTGAGCCTGGCCCTGCCGGTCGTGCTGCTGATGCCGTGGTCGCTGGAGCTGGTGGTGCACCCCTCGCTGTGGCTGCTGGAAGCCGGTCTGCACCGGCCCGAGCTCTCCGATCCCGGCGCGGCCCCCTACGAGCTGCTCATGCTCTCCCCGGGCGGCCCCGGCGCCCTGCCGTTCTGGGTGACCTCGGGGTTCCTGGCCGCCGCCCTGTGCTCGCTGCTGCTGCTCCGCAACCGGATGCTCGTCGCCGCGGGATGGACCCTGGCCCTGTTCGGGATCCTCGTCGCCGTCCTCACCAGCCGGATCGTCGTCGAGCCGCACTTCGGCGGGCCGCCGGCGGCGGTCTGGCCGGGCGTGGCCCTGGCCTTCGCCGCCACGGCGGTCCTCCTGGCCTCGGCCAGCGCGGCCCGCGCGTTCGGCGAGATGGCCAAGGGGGAGGGGGCGGACGTCGGCCCCCTCCGGCGCTGGTTCGGGCGGGGCGGCCGACGCGTGTTCGCCCTCGGTGTCGCCGCGCTGGCCCTGGCCACCCCGGTCACCGCGGCCGCGCTGTGGATGTGGGAGGGCGTGGACGGCCCGGTCACCGCGCACTTCGCCCCCGTCGTCCCGGGAGCCCTGGAGACGCTCAGCGAGGACGGCACCCGGCCGCGCACCCTGGTGGTGACCCCTGACGGCGACGGCGGCGTGGACTACACGGTCGTGCGCGGTCGCGAGCCGCGGCTGGGCGAGGAGCGCATCACGCCTCCGCCGGAGACGCGCGCGGTCATCGACCGGGCCGTCGCCGAGCTGGCCGTGGGGCAGGGCGGCGACCAGCTCTTCGCCCTGGCCGACTACGGCGTCCAGTACGTGCTCTACCCGCGCCCCGACATCGCCGGGCCCTCCGACACCACCATGGTCGACACCCTCGACGGGACACCCGGACTGGAACGCCAGTCGCTGTCCGACCAGTACGCGCTGTGGCGGCTGAGGGACTCCGGCGGCGCGCTGCGGGTGGTGGACGAGGACGGCCTCGAAGCCGAGGCCCTGACCGTGCGGGGCCAGGCCGGCGACCTCACCGCCGAGGCCGCCCCCGGCGGCGCCGGGCGGCTGCTCTCCCTCGGTGAGCCCGCCGGCGGCGGGTGGCGCGCCACCCTCGACGGAACCGAACTGGCGCCGGCGTCCACCGAGCACGGAAACCAGGCGTGGGAGCTGCCCGTGGACGGCGGGCGGGTGCGCGTGTGGCACACCGACTACGTTCACACGGCCTGGCTGGTCACACAGGCCGTCCTGGTCGTGGTGGTGGCGGTCCTGGCCGCGCCCGGGGTGCGGACCGAGGAGGACGTGCGGCTCATCGAGTCCACGCCCACGCCGCGGCCCCGCCGCCCCGAAGGGCTGCGGCGATCGCGCCGGCGGCCGAGGCCGGGCCGGTCCAGGCCGGAGCGCGCGGGACGGCCGGACCGGTCGAGGGCGGCCCGGACCGGGACCGAGGTGCCGGAGCGGACGGGCCCGGACGGCCCGGACGAGGACGCGTCGACCGGTGCCCTGCCCGTCACCCGCGAGGGCGGGAGGCGGCGCGGCACCCGGGGCACCCGGCGGCGGAGCCGCCGCAGGGACGGGCGGGGCCGTTCCGGCGGCGGTACGAGCACCACCGTGAACGAGGGGGAGGAGTAG
- a CDS encoding WhiB family transcriptional regulator, with protein sequence MSEVIPLAHGSDEDLGWQERALCAQTDPEAFFPEKGGSTREAKKVCQSCEVRAECLEYALEHDERFGIWGGLSERERRRLKKAAGGDFDFLADML encoded by the coding sequence ATGAGCGAGGTCATCCCGCTGGCGCACGGCTCGGACGAAGATCTGGGCTGGCAGGAACGTGCCCTGTGCGCGCAGACCGACCCGGAGGCGTTCTTCCCCGAGAAGGGCGGCTCGACCCGGGAAGCGAAGAAGGTCTGCCAGTCGTGCGAGGTACGTGCGGAGTGCCTGGAATACGCGCTGGAGCACGATGAGCGCTTCGGTATCTGGGGGGGACTCTCCGAGCGTGAGCGTCGAAGGCTCAAGAAAGCCGCCGGAGGGGATTTCGATTTCCTGGCGGACATGCTGTAG
- a CDS encoding DUF3499 domain-containing protein codes for MSPVRRCSRTACRQPAVFTLTYVYADSTAVLGPLAAYVEPHCYDLCAMHAERLTAPRGWEVVRLPVETSGGGPGSDDLEALADAVREAARPPARREPADAVGEGSETLRRGHLRVVRSDPGRGEPGPPRRPRD; via the coding sequence GTGAGCCCAGTTCGACGCTGCTCCCGTACCGCGTGCAGACAGCCAGCCGTATTCACGCTCACGTACGTCTACGCGGACTCGACTGCCGTCCTCGGCCCGCTCGCCGCCTACGTTGAGCCGCACTGCTACGACCTGTGCGCCATGCACGCGGAGCGGCTGACCGCCCCGCGCGGGTGGGAGGTCGTACGCCTGCCGGTGGAGACCTCGGGTGGAGGCCCCGGGAGCGACGACCTGGAGGCGCTGGCCGACGCCGTACGTGAGGCCGCGCGCCCGCCGGCGCGCCGTGAGCCCGCCGACGCCGTCGGCGAGGGCTCCGAGACCCTGCGCCGCGGGCACCTGCGCGTGGTCCGCTCCGACCCCGGCCGCGGTGAGCCCGGCCCGCCCCGCAGGCCCCGCGACTGA
- a CDS encoding DUF5719 family protein, translating into MRLIVENRFALFGLVALAMVTMLGIAYVIRPVSAVLGESGPGTVRPDHSVRVCPAPHEADDDGAESSIRAFSPRVDRDDEGSLRAEPVPAARGTGEDAAVDGDSEDAEGTDEDQEDTDEEADADEDAAPDAGTDEDAGTDESAEDGAGGAAGGRTLGEELTEPGLLWHADTGTETDPVALRAEGALASGLDAAQVTVSDDEVTEVRCLEPSIGTWFALPGGNDPEDVVVDSLTAHLANPEDSRATVSVDVFTLEGPSYSSESRGIALAAGESTALDLTELVQNTAAIGVHVRTSTGRVGAALLAEHSSGATDWVPPTTDPGVEHVIPGVLGGDGTRRLYVAAPGDEAAEVRVHVVGSAASEGEDTETDEDGGEGEPEEAVGTAEEPLVLDVAPAASAWLTLETALGGEPGTVVVESDVPVVVGAIAEIEDSDGDVVETAYSAAVGPLAFPHDTTAVLANVPEDVETQLILGAVDADVSVIATPIGADGTQGDAVKITVGAGTTRTFGSEDDAWERPPGTDPEDAYAVRLELLEESAGPVHAARVLRSGEALSVVPVHPAPVRVELPVVRDSMVGIVP; encoded by the coding sequence GTGCGACTGATCGTGGAGAACCGCTTCGCGCTGTTCGGGCTGGTCGCGTTGGCGATGGTGACGATGCTGGGCATCGCGTACGTGATCCGGCCGGTGAGCGCCGTCCTGGGCGAGAGCGGGCCGGGCACGGTCCGCCCGGACCACTCCGTACGCGTGTGCCCGGCCCCGCACGAGGCCGACGACGACGGCGCCGAGAGCTCGATCCGGGCGTTCTCCCCCCGGGTGGACCGCGACGACGAGGGATCCCTGCGGGCCGAGCCGGTTCCAGCGGCGCGCGGTACCGGCGAGGACGCGGCGGTCGACGGCGACTCCGAGGACGCCGAGGGCACGGACGAGGACCAGGAGGACACCGACGAGGAGGCGGACGCCGACGAGGACGCCGCCCCGGACGCCGGCACCGACGAGGACGCCGGCACCGACGAGTCGGCCGAGGACGGGGCCGGCGGGGCTGCCGGCGGCCGGACCCTCGGCGAGGAACTCACCGAACCCGGCCTGCTGTGGCACGCCGACACCGGGACGGAGACCGATCCCGTCGCGCTCCGCGCCGAGGGTGCCCTCGCCTCCGGACTCGACGCCGCCCAGGTCACGGTGTCCGACGACGAGGTCACCGAGGTTCGCTGCCTGGAGCCCTCCATCGGCACCTGGTTCGCGCTGCCCGGCGGGAACGATCCCGAGGACGTGGTGGTGGACTCCCTCACGGCTCATCTGGCCAACCCCGAGGACTCACGCGCCACGGTCAGCGTGGACGTGTTCACCCTGGAGGGGCCCTCCTACTCCTCCGAGAGCCGGGGCATCGCCCTGGCGGCGGGCGAGTCCACCGCACTCGACCTGACCGAACTCGTCCAGAACACCGCCGCCATCGGTGTCCACGTGCGCACCAGCACGGGCCGTGTGGGCGCCGCGCTGCTGGCCGAGCACTCCTCCGGCGCCACCGACTGGGTTCCGCCCACCACGGACCCGGGGGTGGAGCACGTCATCCCCGGAGTGCTCGGCGGCGACGGCACCCGTCGGCTGTACGTGGCCGCGCCCGGTGACGAGGCCGCCGAGGTCCGCGTCCACGTCGTCGGTTCAGCCGCGTCGGAGGGCGAGGACACCGAGACCGATGAGGACGGGGGCGAAGGCGAACCGGAGGAGGCCGTCGGCACGGCGGAGGAGCCTCTGGTGCTCGACGTCGCCCCGGCCGCGTCGGCCTGGCTCACGCTGGAGACGGCTCTGGGCGGCGAACCCGGGACCGTGGTCGTGGAGTCCGACGTGCCCGTCGTCGTGGGAGCCATCGCCGAGATCGAGGACTCCGACGGCGACGTGGTCGAGACGGCCTACTCCGCCGCGGTCGGGCCACTGGCCTTCCCCCACGACACGACCGCCGTCCTGGCCAACGTCCCCGAGGACGTCGAGACGCAGCTGATCCTCGGTGCCGTGGACGCGGACGTGTCGGTGATCGCCACCCCGATCGGGGCCGACGGCACCCAGGGGGACGCGGTGAAGATCACCGTCGGCGCGGGCACCACGCGTACGTTCGGCTCGGAGGACGACGCGTGGGAGCGCCCGCCGGGGACCGACCCCGAGGACGCCTACGCGGTCCGTCTGGAGCTGTTGGAGGAGTCCGCGGGACCGGTCCACGCCGCCCGCGTGCTGCGCTCCGGGGAGGCGCTCAGCGTCGTGCCGGTGCACCCGGCACCGGTCCGTGTGGAGCTGCCGGTCGTCAGGGACAGCATGGTGGGGATCGTGCCTTAG
- a CDS encoding metallopeptidase family protein, with protein MRRRDRRGRGIRGPLVPSDLPVFRSRAQAFDDLVLDAVERLERLWARELANVDFLVEDVPPIPLGDRPPEAIPFSRLDTDPAGRARIVVYRRPVEIRTKDPEEMALLVHETVVEEVANLLGVEPESVDPES; from the coding sequence GTGCGGCGCCGGGACCGCCGCGGCCGAGGCATCCGCGGTCCTCTCGTGCCCTCTGACCTGCCGGTGTTCCGTAGCCGAGCGCAGGCCTTCGACGACCTTGTCCTGGACGCGGTCGAACGCCTGGAGCGCTTGTGGGCTCGGGAGCTGGCCAACGTCGACTTCCTCGTCGAGGACGTCCCCCCGATCCCGCTCGGCGACCGGCCGCCCGAAGCGATCCCCTTCTCACGCCTGGACACCGATCCCGCGGGCCGTGCCCGCATCGTGGTCTACCGGCGTCCGGTCGAGATCCGCACCAAGGATCCCGAGGAGATGGCCCTCCTGGTCCACGAGACCGTGGTCGAGGAGGTCGCCAACCTCCTGGGGGTGGAGCCGGAGTCCGTCGACCCCGAGAGCTGA